The Tenebrio molitor chromosome 2, icTenMoli1.1, whole genome shotgun sequence DNA segment TCACGATCGTCGGTGGTAACCAAATGGAATCTGTAAATAAGAGGCGATGGTGAAGTCCAATCGAGGGTGACGCCAATATTATCCAGGGttctaaaaaaacaaaggCAATAAATAGCATAACAAAACTAATTACaaatcacatttttaatacattgcATTATGAAGTGTAGTGAAATTAAGCGAAACGTTTGAAAGATTCTCACACATTTACTTCCTTTAAATCTACTGGGTTGCTATTACATATGAAACCGGTTCCGTCCTGCTAAAACTGTTTGAGTAAGAATGCTGAAATTTTGCAGACATACCTAGatgttattcaaaattacttaataaattgtttttttttttttggtctcGAAGATTTTAAAGCACATTAAAAggcttttttttctgattaaaCGGTGTAACATGTTAGCTGGGGTTTAGAAGAAAAGAAACTTTAACAGAAAAGAATccaaaacttaaaaaaaaaaaattagcaaaaatGTTAAGTAAGTACAGCTAtaacaaaaagagaaaaaattgaatatgaTTGGATCGGGAGATAGAAAATCCAAGTCACCAAGAAGTTTACGTGCACTGTTTAAGGAAACCCATTCTATCCAGAATCCCATTAGCAAGTCAACagtaacaacaacaataaaaataaacatatatTTAAAACGAAATCGATTGTGTAAAAAGCGGCCTGAATTAAGACGTCCAAGAATATACATAAAAaaagaagacaattttttaaatatacatatttcatcAGATGCTGTGGAGAACATCAAAAAAGTCTATGTTAAATGCTACAAATGGCCTTAATTCATGAAATGTGCCGACAATAGGTCCAAACTACTTTAAAACGAGCAAAATTCCATCCATtcaaatttcactttttacagGAATTAAATGAGAATGATTTTGACTAAACATTAGAATTCTATGAAACAATTATGACAATGACAATTTTGTTAAAAGCGTTGATACCCCAGATGCGGCAACGTTCCAGTTAAATGATGTCGTACTCATACATAAGCACAATAATTGTACAAggtcattataaaatattgtatcaTCGTAGTATATACCAGTAGGTGTTGGTGgcttagttgaatgtgccgcaagcttgataacatgagtgaggtatcaccgataggtggcgcttctggcggtagtggaaatctgtttACTCGTTTGTCTAACGTCTCGaagctggcggcacatccaaaatttgtatgGCGTTGAATTGAATgccaactacgatggtacaatattttataatgactTGTAGATACTAGTTCGACAGTAGTCCTTGCCGAATGGAGAAGATTCATACTGATAAAGTGATAAACAAAAAGTCAACGTAGAAACTGGTATTATCGACCATAATATCATAGgtacatttttcacaaataaaattctaaCGTCTGCAAAATAGATAGAGTCATTACGAGAAAATACTGCTCTTCaaattatacatacatatacagggtgattctgaaataagtttggaaaaaaaaccggtaattggtgatgatgagaagaagtcattgacaaaaaattttcttataaaagttttttcgttttagagatacaaatgattgaaaatttggtcaaaattgctagtacgctgctgagttaaaggtgattacctgattatcttggtagtttagcaacaataataatcaaaggtgcccgtcagtcacaaacgtaaccttactcctgtcgatcatttccatagaaacatttacaaagcagtgtgcttgcacctacgactttattgtgcagttgatgtaacaatggttgctaatgaagtgaagaaattcggacaaattttccatattcataggcgttggaaatactAGGATAcagggtaatttccatccttttgatttcacctccaaaagtcatttacgcagaattattttgtgtcaaggatactccacattttttttccaaacttattatatttatatttggtTCCAATAGGATGGAGTTCTCCAGCCAATTAATATCAACTTCTTAGTTACTCTTCAAAACTGGTCaaacaatatacagggtgattcaagaaTAGTATCTGATGTATTcacatacataattattttgacatatttgGTTGACactattgtttaatttttctgaaatcgGATTACTAtgatcacaaaattttattcaaattgaaaaacagcGAAGTATTCTATGAGAAAGTAATTTATGTTGCAGGAGTAAAGACGCTAAATCGGACATTATTCGTGAATCACCTGTTTTGCTtagtttcattattttatttcatactgttgggtagatgttcgattacattatcaatttgagtccggtaggtgagttataagtgttataacagtatcagagccGGGAAGTACCTATCCCTAAGCAATACTTACtggactgttttattttatagacAGTTTAGACATTCTGTtactaataaataactaaGTAACCTACCGCAATTAACgtaaattattcttttattGTACTTATTGCAAAACGATCACAAATGTTaaaaccaaaatttttgtttaagaagtggtttaaaatgaaattttttagtaatagaATCAGCTAACATGTTACACCATTtagtcagaaaaaaatatgctCTGTAATGATGTCCAATTTGACTtcttgtcattaaaaaaaacttaagcAACAGGACGGGACCGATTCCATCTTTATCATTTATTTGCTCCAGTTcaaagattttcaaaaaattaataaaggaACTTCTTTGTGAGAATAGTATTTATTCTGTAAATGAATAAATGAACTTGTGCAATTTATGTTTATAGTCTTGATGTggtaaatttataaatgaactatttatttattcatttaacTTTGTTTGTAATCATTTTCTAcagtaataatatttatttagtgaaaattaattttctccaGTACAATGTGGCTGCATGTTACATGTTTTTCATTATTGAATCAAATTTACGTATAAAAATGACCGTCTGAATCAACTTTACAcgtaaaacttattttttttctggttGTATTCTAATCTAAACAAGTCATTCATTTTTCATCGTGACTCCTGACctaaaataaatctttaaaTAGATGTAATTAAACTGATGCGATGTTTTATTCAAACTGTCCCCGTTCGCTGTTCTCAGTGCTCGGCCGGAATTATTGACACCGTGTATCTCTGTCcgaaacattttcattaaaagcTCGACCAGGGCATAAAATCACTGCAAAACCTTAGTGCATTTTGACAATTGGAAAGTGTGTAATTGGTCGGTTGCAGTGCGAAATCAGGTCATCAAAGAGCCCTCGTCCTTTATTCCGGGCGTCGCGACGCAGAATCGTGGCCGCGTCGCGATCGACCAGACCTCTCCACAACTGCAGTGCGGTTCAGAAACACTTTCATGTTGGAGCAGGAGAGAGCGCTTGTTCCGACATGAGCCCGTTCGAATCCGGTGTGTGACCACACTCCAAACAACCGAGAATCATCTCAATCCAAGAGTCTTCCATTTAACCAGAACATGTGAATATTCAACTAATCCGAGCCGTCGATAACGCTAACCTAGTTAATACACCTAGTGAGATATGCATGGAGCAAATCATCGAAACCCGGTCTACATATCATGAGATTGCGGCGACGGAAGAGAACGGAGGAGAGCGCGTGGAGGGCGGTCAGGAGGTGCGTCGTCTTCTTCACCACCATCTGCGTGGTCCCGGTGCTGCTGGTCTTGATCGTCACCACTGACACCTACATGAGACCCATGAAACAGACGTCGTTCCTCAGGCCTCAGGTAGATACAGACAAAAATTTACGTGTACAGTTCGCTTCACGATCGGACGGATACCCAACAATCtcttttttctaaaaatttttgaacggGTTGTTAATGTCCTGTAAACGGTCACACCGTGGCATAATATAGCCGATAACACCACAAGCGCTGATACGCTGATACGCTGATTTCATGGTCgaccattaaaaataaatattttgtcacTTCATGGCCGCTAAAGCTATCGACTCACGTTTTATGGCTGTACTAACAGGTGGGTGTAATATTAaaggataataaataataaacctcacattaaaaatatgaaaacttTTGTGTAGTGACCAAAGTCGACTCaaaaattggtaaattttatcgttcgcttaaaaaataatacatatcgCGTCTAGTACCATCTGTTCGTTGTTAAAGTAGATATCAACGCCTACttaagtttattttggtcaTGCGGTACTTTGTGTCTTGATACTACAAAGATTTATTAACAACAAGAAGTAATTAAGTACAGTGCGTTTACGTGTTTACTAAATTACACAATTACCAATTTACcacaaaaacaaatgcaatGATATAAagaagtacatacatatttatctttCCTTGTtaagtctttttttttttatcaaagttcATATCACTACAAACAAATGATGTTATATGTTGGCAAATTTCTGTATTACAATATGATTAACAACTTAATAtattgtcacttgtcaattttgacagtcaagtgaattttatttaaaataaatctcttTATCATCGTTGTCAGTATGATTGAAGCTATGCcacatgttttattttgttttacctAGCCGCCCCTTGTCTTTTTCGTTGTTGATCATATTGCGTTTTGTCACTTCTGTTGTGGTGATTCAAGCCTccccaaatttaaaataggttAACATAATTCACCATCACTTGAGACGAAGATAAATCAGGAACAATAAAGGACCTAATTTGGAACCGTGCATTACCCGATTACCATAGGTTTCTGGCTTAAGAGTCGTTCTCAGACTTATACAGTCccatttcaatttaaatatgACTTGATCATCTTATCGTAAACGTTAACCAAGCCGCAAATGTCACTGTCACATCTTGCATGCGTGTTGTCTGTAGCTTTTCctcatttatttatctattttttctactgctTCAATTACCCTTGAAAATACTCGGTCTAAACATGTCGTCTACATAACAATACGCTGAAAAACACGTCGATGCAACAGGAAACATTAATTGTGAACATAATGCACCACAAATAAGTGGAAACTTCCgcattaaacaattaatttctcTCTTGCCAATATCCAAATTCTGGACACAAAGCTGCCACATCGATTTCCGAAATAATTTCCCAGTCGAACAATACCAACATGTAAATTGGAAGCAATCATACCGTTCAAGGACTAACTCAATTTGGTCAATGCGTAACAAATCGGGTAAACCTGGTGTCCCATATTACAAGTGACGTGTAATCTAAATGTATTGTTTGTGTTGTCGTGAAAATCAATCGGCTGCTTGGCGATAAATGAACCGATTGATTGAACTAGAATCATTGTTTATTCATTAGAATCGATTGTTTATAGTTTGAACACGTGGAGCACCTCCCGAGCAACCTCCGCAACCTGAGCGCCGTGGAGAAGCGACTGGAAAAGCGCCGCCTCCATTTGGAGAAAGCTTGCAAATACTTGGGCCTAAACGTACCTGGAAACGATTCCCTGCACAAGCCGAACCCTTGGGAATTCCTTGTCGATAACAAACACCACCTGGTCTGGTGCAACGTGTTCAAAGCTGCGAGCACCTCGTGGATGTACAACTTCAATATTTTGGCAGGGTACTGATCGCTTGTTTCAATGAGCAATTGTACAAACGATCGGTTCCAGGTACAGCCCCAAGTTCTTGAAGAAAAGCAAAGTGGTACCTCTCAGTCTGGCCCGGCAGAAGTACCCTCGTCCGTCTCTTCAGTCCTTGAGGAAAGCGTTCAACAATTCCGTCTCGTTTTTGATAACGCGTCATCCGCTCGAACGGCTCTTATCGGCCTACAGAGACAAACTGCAGTTCGCCTTGCCCCACACGCACCACCGCAAACTCGGAAACGAGATCATCGTCAAGTACCGACCAAAATTCAAGGTAAAACTTCACCTAAGCGTAAATGGAAATTCTTAAATCTCTTGCAGCATCAGAAAGGCCTCAAGTCAGAGAAATGGCCCACCTTCCCGGAGTTCGTTTTCTACTTGTTGGACTGCGTCAAGCAGGGACAACCCCTGGATATGCACTGGACGCCGATCACCGATTTTTGCACGCCCTGTATGTTCGATTTCGACATAATCGCGCATACCGAGACGCTACAAGAAGATCAGCAGTACATCATCAAGAAGGCGCACTTGGAGGGGTTGGTTGAGCCCCAGTGGAGGAACGCCGGCCACGGAGCGACCGCTCGTCAAATACGGAAGTACTATTCGCAACTGAGCCGTTCGCAGATCTTGCAACTTTACCACATATACAGGTATGTACTATTCCGTCTAGGTTAATACGGTTGAACCGAAGTTGACTGTGTAATTCGAACACGACAAATAATTTCTTGGTTTGCTCGAAAATGTGCAAGCTTATGAGGGTGGTTCATCATTTATTGTCTTTGACACGCCGATGACTAAAAAAATCTGGTAGTTCAGTTGGCTATGAAAATCAAACGTCGGGTCTTAGATTGATCCGTACGAATTttaactgtcagaataaaatacgttGCATCTGACAATATTTGCGTTTCCAAAAGTATTTGCAATTAACTAAGACTTGAGGATGTTTTACTTTTAGGTGTAACGATGCTGAAGTGTTTTGATATTCTTAAAACAAACTTTTGCGGAATTTGCTTGCATTATCGTTTTTTGCTTCGAGAACTTTTgcgtttttgaacaatttgcatttttcattaatgttttaattaaggAAAACACTCGTTCGATAATTTAATCTAACCCTTCTGCTTGTAGATACGACTTCGAACTTTTCAATTATTCGCTGAAAGGGTACCTGGAGCTGGGAAAGCCCGACGAGGATCCTTCCGCCCTTCTAGCGGCCATCACTCTGAAGGACTTTCCGCAGAACAAGGACAACCCCATGCCGCGCCTCTATCGATGAGCGTTTGCAATACTTTGACATTGTGATAACTAGCCATAGGGTTAAGgttttaaattgttattatcaatttttcGGCTACTAGCACTGTTACATTGTGATAGTTAGTGTGTTACTTACACTGTATGAATATAGACTCGCTTTATTTTGGTACGAATACTCACAATTGGCTCTGGTTCCTCACGCTCACTCCCAAGACATATCTACTGTTGGTAGTCCTTTTCCAAACTTCGCCCAATTTCAACACGCTGCCGTCGTTGTTTCGTGCAATTTCTTGACGTAAATCCGAGACGACCTGTTGGCGATGGCGCAAAGCAGCTTCCAGGTGGGCATTCGATGATTTGATTTCGTCCAGTTTGGAACGGAGAAAGTCGCTAATGCGATCCGAGTCAAGTTCCAAATCGATGTCCATGATGACCTGAAAGAAGAGGCTAAGCAATTCATTAGTGTTTTATAAATAGTCGACCTTTCCGTTGCGATGACACAAAATCAATAGCAAGAGCTGTTGTCTTGGGTAAAACTCTCTTGATTAAagacttttatttataaattgttgCATGGAAGTCGTCCATCCAGATAATTACAactacaattaaatttttatatataCTGTCAAAAGAGAAGTAGTAAGAAGAGAGCGTATTTGTAACAGATGCTTCCTTAATTCATTCTCTTGAGGTTAGTTTGCAGAACAACGTACGAGTAGGTACATGAGACATAAACGCattgtttaataattatttgtatatcaaggccgcgaaatcattctttaacgtaccgacaaaaaaattgtcgctgAGGCCGCTTGTGGCCGAAGCAGAACAATCTCggatttcgcggccaaggtgtacacaacattttttgttcaatcGAAAATTTGTActataaaatagtatattatgttatgagtagcaaaaatgaagttttatgtgctgcggctggtagattggctgccgaacgcagtgaggcagacaaaccagccaaagcacataaaaccatttttgctccaaataacatatactattttttcttcaaaccttcataacaaattatttaagacatgttaagaaaccaggtaggaatttcaaatgatttagctagtttactttactgccgctcatcagcggagataataactttatctgccgctcgtcagctcgttagatgccatgacaatgaagtgacactttagcattatcaatgcagcaggataatgtcataatttacggacgtttgaagaaaaaaattattatacaacgaacaaataaaatttacttcaatgtcaataaatacatataaattcgGCTTACATGCCGCTATGgaaatgacataaataaaacaattcattttgcgAATAATCGTAAAATGTCGGAAGAGAATTGTAGTGAAAGTGATGTTTCAGTTTCGTGTAGGTACTCttccagagttaaaaagtaCCTACGTATTATAAAGTCAGCGGTTTCTAATTTCATACCCAAAAAATCTAAACGGCATGgatttgtatcaaatattaaaatgacgtttattttAACGGCCGTCGTTAAGAGCAACGGTACACGAATTGCTCgcacggttgcacaaaaaaaaaagattttcgaGGATATTGTCAGTGAATAATTGGAGTAAATGCTCCGTCAATACATAACAACACATTGCAGTTACAGTTATTCGCATCGACTGCAGTCTAATTTGCTTTGACTTGTCcccataaacaaaaaaaaatgaaaatttttaaatgctcCAAAGTTATTGGATAACGTGGAGAGTTGACCTTATTGATTGGGTCTTGAAAAGGAAGAATCCAATTTCGACATGGTTGGGCATGGATTAGTCAAGTGACAAATAAACTTTTGCATTTttgtgttattattatttgtactatcgcggccaaaatactttggtcgtcaatgtgacataaatgacattcaattgtaaagcaaactttaggatgtttaaccttattttttactactgtcaaaattattttaatctatcagtgtcatacgggtggggtaaatcccagctgcggaggcagggttcaaaagcagaagatcaacatggtcgcggtttagacaaccttcagaagcaagtaagacgattctatatttatcaaaaactgaaagtgccatatttttgacaagaataatttgaaattgtcatgtatattgacattaatacttgatttacatttgaagtgtcaaaaattgacgaccaaagtattttggccgcgatagtactatagtccattttttttattatagtccgatgagcttagtccgaatcaagaagtcgacatgacctgcgtctgctttcgacatttgacagcagtgcatggtgctaccaatatttgataactgtttatcaactaataggtaaaatatattaaaagttgttgaaaACGACACTAAATCACTAAACAACTAGCTTTGGACtatctttctttcttcctagattttgtttcggcaatgTCACGTAAGGTCAATGCCCTTAGACGCTAAtaagaaatttgttaatgtaTTTTACATGGTCCGCTTCTGCCAGTGGGTGCTGTTCAAGAAAGAGTTGCGTAGCTTTTCCTTGGCATGATACGGCGgaaatttcaagaaaaattaaacaaaattatcacaaatgtAGTTAcgacctaacctaaaaatttgacgtctcTAGTGGAATAAACGTACAATTCGCGTCTTGCTCTATTCGCACATGtcaaagcgagatgcatagtgggacgGACTTAGAGTGCTTTTCAACGAGAGGTACACGTCTATAAACTTGCGCAGAAATCTGTTTCGGTCCACGGTGGCGTGGCTTACCTAGACAGTAGCGGCGTTAGTTTGTACTTTTTAGGGAATTTCATTGCAACAACTGATTTATTGCCATTTTGTTGCAAATCACGGCCAGGTTATTGTTCTTTACcgtcttcttttttatgtcatattatgaaaataataacgaaAATAAAACTGGACTACGCCAATGCACTCGATTTTGGATCGCCCTTCCCCTACATCTGGCGCATCTCGGTAGCCACGCCTGTGTACCTCTCGTTGAATGCACTCTAATAAGATACGTACAAAAATCCAATagcttgttttacattatgttgaaaagagatagcaatataACAGTTGCTCTGCTTATTAATTGatccatcggactataattaaaaaatggactatacctacagtggcggccaaaataaagtaggacaagtcttattaagaaatttagccaaaattgagttgagtaaaccggggttactataataaataaataaatattttcatagtaaccatagaaaggacaagcaaatttacattagcgaaaaaacattgtcctactttaTTTTGGCCGCCACTGTACTTTTTATACCCTtacattgaaaaaaataaagtgtACGAGTtagagacacggaatttcgggcatcactgtcgatatactgtcaaaaaatgtaaaataggctttacattattaacctTAATGATTGACATCCGATTGACGTGAACTgagaataaatttcaaaatttgacttttgaatgtcacgctgacaataaagagtgatttacatcgcaattttttgaagtatcagaaaaatgatgcccgaaattctgTGTCTCTAACTGTACATACGATGTAATAGCAGTtcttgaaatgaaattttgttcAGTCTTAAGTTCAGCTTCTGTTTGTTGCttgatatatttttgttttttcttaaactGTTGTATATTTAAACCTCCAGGGTGCCAGACAGCACTCGATCATCTTTTTAGCATTTGCAGATCGATCACTTCAAATATTTCGTATCCGTAAACTGTCGTATTTTTAAGGCACGTTTCTGCAATTGCTGCACAATTTTGTGCAAACTATGCCAAAAACatacttttaattttacgcTTTTGTCATGAACATTCTTCATTTCATTCATTCCTTTATGTTGGTCAACTTTgctatagtattgccgttataactttgtatctgctccgcccatataaattgaccaataagAATCAAAGCCAGGTTCAATCggtataatttttcatcacatttgccacgtaaaaaagttaaggttagaattttgatgtcaagtccacaattattgttttaggttctaaaaaaccgaccatccaaaagtgaacgatagcttgcgaaaatttccgtatttctCCTTAGATTAAATTAGGCTGCATTCATTGGTGTTCGTGCAGCAGGAGTTACTAAAAAgttctaataaataatttttaataaaaatgaggctGAGAAGTACATAATTAACATATTATCCTTGCTGTCTGAATCGGAATGAGATGtcgtggcatttaaaaaacatattttcaataatttttttaacgtcagTGTCAAACTGTGATCAAACTACTAAAAAAACCCGTTCACTTTTgaatggccgcgattgtacattgctactaaattaaacaaaaacataaTCTATTACTGTTACTTCATTTATTTCCAAATTCGAATAGGGAATGACGTTCAAGATGGCAAATAAAACCGTGAGTTATATTTAGATATATTCACGACATATGGATATGGTCGCTTTGAACTGTGAAATCAACAGCATAAACTGCTTTTGCAGTTAATTTTTACTAGAGTGATCGGTACAAAGTTGGAACTAACAATCAAGAGTTTTCTTCCCTAAACTggacatttttattgactGTAATGTTCACCTTTACAGCTAATTACTAGAACTGATTAATCATTTTTGTTGCAGGTCATTGCAGTTGTTAAACTTATGTCATAATTCTAATATTCgaaatttgaaacatttgcACCTTTAACTACACTGATCATGCGCCTATTTGTATCGATCTTTTTTCAACACTCATACCTATTAATCGGCGGAATCACTCCGTATTCGCGTGTTACGAAATGTGTTGTTCTACCCTTTATTTTATTCCAATTTggttaaaatatatttacaaaatcctggGTATTATACAGTTTTCCGATAATCcatcaaacaaaaaatgtgttcTGATTCCACACTTGTGGCCTCTTCCATGTTACTTGTTCTATACTTACACAATAATTTCTGTCGTTATATTTTACGAAACTCTTGATTATAAAGGATTG contains these protein-coding regions:
- the LOC138125087 gene encoding carbohydrate sulfotransferase 11-like → MRLRRRKRTEESAWRAVRRCVVFFTTICVVPVLLVLIVTTDTYMRPMKQTSFLRPQFEHVEHLPSNLRNLSAVEKRLEKRRLHLEKACKYLGLNVPGNDSLHKPNPWEFLVDNKHHLVWCNVFKAASTSWMYNFNILAGYSPKFLKKSKVVPLSLARQKYPRPSLQSLRKAFNNSVSFLITRHPLERLLSAYRDKLQFALPHTHHRKLGNEIIVKYRPKFKHQKGLKSEKWPTFPEFVFYLLDCVKQGQPLDMHWTPITDFCTPCMFDFDIIAHTETLQEDQQYIIKKAHLEGLVEPQWRNAGHGATARQIRKYYSQLSRSQILQLYHIYRYDFELFNYSLKGYLELGKPDEDPSALLAAITLKDFPQNKDNPMPRLYR